A genomic stretch from Chiloscyllium punctatum isolate Juve2018m chromosome 40, sChiPun1.3, whole genome shotgun sequence includes:
- the lyrm1 gene encoding LYR motif containing protein 1 isoform X1: MVHLKKQMTLATRCEVLGLYRRIFRIARTWQSLSGQTEDTLKEKDYIITEARTLFKKNKNLTDAEAIKICIQECQTRIEMGLHYRIPYPRPIHLPPMGLADKKGRKFKLQERLRKIAKPVYLQSHEEM, from the exons CAGATGACATTAGCAACAAGATGTGAGGTACTTGGTCTTTATCGAAGAATTTTCAGAATAGCAAGAACATGGCAGTCACTATCGGGACAAACAGAGGACACTTTGAAAGAAAAAGATTACATCATCACAGAAGCCAGAACATTGTtcaaaaaaaataaaaat TTAACAGATGCAGAAGCAATTAAAATCTGCATACAGGAATGTCAAACAAGGATAGAAATGG GACTACATTACAGAATTCCATATCCCAGACCA ATACATTTGCCTCCTATGGGACTTGCTGATAAAAAGGGACGTAAATTTAAACTGCAAGAAAGGCTGAGAAAAATTGCTAAACCAGTTTATCTACAATCTCACGAGGAGATGTAA
- the lyrm1 gene encoding LYR motif containing protein 1 isoform X2, with the protein MVHLKKMTLATRCEVLGLYRRIFRIARTWQSLSGQTEDTLKEKDYIITEARTLFKKNKNLTDAEAIKICIQECQTRIEMGLHYRIPYPRPIHLPPMGLADKKGRKFKLQERLRKIAKPVYLQSHEEM; encoded by the exons ATGACATTAGCAACAAGATGTGAGGTACTTGGTCTTTATCGAAGAATTTTCAGAATAGCAAGAACATGGCAGTCACTATCGGGACAAACAGAGGACACTTTGAAAGAAAAAGATTACATCATCACAGAAGCCAGAACATTGTtcaaaaaaaataaaaat TTAACAGATGCAGAAGCAATTAAAATCTGCATACAGGAATGTCAAACAAGGATAGAAATGG GACTACATTACAGAATTCCATATCCCAGACCA ATACATTTGCCTCCTATGGGACTTGCTGATAAAAAGGGACGTAAATTTAAACTGCAAGAAAGGCTGAGAAAAATTGCTAAACCAGTTTATCTACAATCTCACGAGGAGATGTAA